The genomic segment TTTGAATGATGAAGGGTTGACTGAAGCTGACCGGgatttattcttttctttgctTGAGAGGATGTCTTCTACGTTATCTGATCAAAAAGTTGCTGCAAGAGAACTGCGTTTGTTAACTAAGAAAATGCCTTCTTTTCGGGCACTATTTGGAGAATCTACTGATGCAATTCCTCAACTTCTTCGTCCCCTCTCTCAAAGCAACAGCAATGTTCATCCCAATCTCCAAGAAGACATAGTCACAACACTTCTAAATCTTTCCATCCATGACAATAACAAGAAGCTTGTCGCAGAAACTCCACAAGTTATTCCACTTCTTTTGGATGCATTAAGATCAGGAACAATTGAAACAAGGAGCAATGCAGCAGCTGCACTTTTCACACTATCTGCACTTGATTCTAATAAAGAGCTTATTGGAAAATCTGGTGCCCTAAAACCACTGGTTGAACTTCTAAATGAAGGGAACCCTGTCGCGATGAAGGATGTTGCTTCAGCTCTTTTTAGTCTGTGCATTATCCAGGACAATAAGGCAAGAGCGGTTAGAGATGGTGCTGTGAGGGCTATCCTGAAAAAGATAATGAGTAATGTGCACGTTGATGAATTGCTAGCTATACTAGCGATGCTATCAAATAATCAAAAGGCAGTTGAAGAGATGGGAGACCTTGGGGCAGTTCCATGTTTGCTTAATATAATAAGGGAGAGCTCATGTGCTCGCAGCAAGGAGAATTGTATTGCAGTCCTTTACACAATCTGTTGCTGTGATCGAACCAAATGGAAGACAATAAGGGACGAGGAGAAAACCTATGGAACAATCTCTGAACTTGCTCAAAATGGTACAGCAAGAGCCAAGAGAAAGGCCAGTAGTATTCTTGATAGATTGAATAAGGCTGTCAATCTTACCCATACTGCATAAAAGCAGTAGTTTCAAGCACAAAATCTGTAAATTCTGGTGTCCAACCTTGGCCTTTTCCTTTCATGAGAAGTGTTTTGAGGCATGTTGTGGTTCATTTGCAACCTTCCATTTTGTACATTCTATCTGAGATTTACAATTAAGTCATTGTGAATAATTTATTATGAGGGGAgtttttgtataaataatatCCATGCTCTTTTGGTCTCGATATAGGTTGAAAATACGTGGCACATGGTTGGTTTAGGTGATTGCTTGCGTCATATCTAGACTAAGAATTTGAGCTTTGTGAGTTCGCTTCCTCTAGCGTGCGCACACAAGCAATAAGATTGTGATTTGTGAAATAATTGTTCTCCTGGTGGGATATTAGCTTAAAACATCTCAGCCAGCAAGTGGGTTGCTCTGATTTGTCTGTAAGCAAGGCTGATATTTCTACGGTGGAGGGGTCAGATATGTTCTTTCTTTTCTCCTCAGTAATGGAAACAAAAGGTCCACTGACCACATGGCTCAACTGGGACTGGGCTTTATGGCAAAAACAGAAGCTCGATTCCTTCCTACGTATTACCTCTTGGATGATATTACTGTTATTCCTCTGGCTTTACGTGAAAAAGCCAGAATTTGAGGTAATTCTCTCTTTATCTGATACAGGCGCAAGTAAAAATTAATAGCAGTAACAGGGCTAACTAGCATTATTAGGACCTTAAATTGAGGTTTTGAATTGAAATCAATGTTTGTTTATGATATTAAACAAAATTtcaatcaaatttgaatttcaaattcacaaGGTAGGATTTCATTTACAATTTCAAGTTTgggatttttaatttaaaactttgatctataaatttatattttatcaaaaag from the Capsicum annuum cultivar UCD-10X-F1 chromosome 9, UCD10Xv1.1, whole genome shotgun sequence genome contains:
- the LOC107842625 gene encoding U-box domain-containing protein 9-like, with the translated sequence MAKNGVVEGDPPTATATAELKRELQRLVKAILSEDDINVDTIDKTHQTLFALKDLNLKQRPSSFNSQLPFPDEFRCPLSKELMRDPVILATGQTYDRPFIQKWLKAGNRTCPRTHQVLSHTILTPNHLIQEMISQWCKNNGIQLPDSVQYLNDEGLTEADRDLFFSLLERMSSTLSDQKVAARELRLLTKKMPSFRALFGESTDAIPQLLRPLSQSNSNVHPNLQEDIVTTLLNLSIHDNNKKLVAETPQVIPLLLDALRSGTIETRSNAAAALFTLSALDSNKELIGKSGALKPLVELLNEGNPVAMKDVASALFSLCIIQDNKARAVRDGAVRAILKKIMSNVHVDELLAILAMLSNNQKAVEEMGDLGAVPCLLNIIRESSCARSKENCIAVLYTICCCDRTKWKTIRDEEKTYGTISELAQNGTARAKRKASSILDRLNKAVNLTHTA